A part of Sinorhizobium chiapasense genomic DNA contains:
- the accD gene encoding acetyl-CoA carboxylase, carboxyltransferase subunit beta codes for MNWITNYVRPKINSMLGRREVPENLWIKCPETGEMVFHRDLEENKWVIPQSGYHMKMPAKARLKDLFDGGIYETLPQPKVAQDPLKFRDSKKYTDRLRDSRAKTELEDTIVAGLGLVQGVKLVAVVHEFNFIGGSLGMAAGEAIVKAFERAIAEKCPLVIFPASGGARMQEGILSLMQLPRTTVAVNMLKEAGLPYIVVLTNPTTGGVTASYAMLGDIHIAEPGAEIGFAGKRVIEQTLREKLPEGFQTSEYLLEHGMVDMVVKRHDLPATLARVLKILTKKPVEAAKREGGSQVSALPVAARA; via the coding sequence GTGAACTGGATCACAAACTACGTTCGGCCGAAGATCAATTCGATGCTGGGCCGCAGGGAAGTTCCGGAAAATCTCTGGATCAAGTGCCCTGAAACCGGCGAGATGGTGTTTCATCGCGATCTCGAAGAGAACAAGTGGGTCATTCCGCAGTCCGGCTACCATATGAAGATGCCGGCGAAGGCTCGGTTGAAGGATCTTTTCGATGGTGGGATTTACGAGACGCTGCCACAGCCGAAGGTGGCGCAGGACCCGCTCAAGTTCCGCGATTCGAAGAAGTACACCGATCGCCTGCGCGACAGCCGTGCGAAGACCGAGCTTGAGGACACGATCGTCGCCGGTCTTGGCCTCGTTCAGGGGGTCAAGCTCGTTGCCGTCGTTCACGAGTTCAACTTCATCGGCGGCTCGCTCGGTATGGCTGCCGGCGAAGCGATCGTTAAGGCTTTCGAGAGGGCTATTGCGGAAAAATGCCCGCTGGTGATCTTTCCCGCCTCCGGGGGCGCCCGCATGCAGGAAGGCATCCTTTCACTGATGCAGCTTCCGCGCACCACCGTGGCGGTGAATATGCTCAAGGAAGCCGGGCTTCCCTATATCGTCGTATTGACCAATCCGACGACCGGTGGCGTGACCGCTTCCTATGCGATGCTCGGCGACATCCACATCGCAGAACCCGGCGCGGAAATCGGCTTCGCCGGAAAACGGGTGATCGAACAGACCTTGCGCGAAAAGTTGCCGGAAGGCTTCCAGACGTCCGAATACCTGCTGGAGCACGGCATGGTCGACATGGTGGTCAAGCGGCATGACCTCCCGGCGACCCTGGCACGTGTGCTGAAGATCCTGACGAAGAAACCGGTCGAAGCTGCCAAGCGCGAGGGTGGATCGCAAGTGTCGGCCTTGCCGGTCGCGGCGCGGGCTTAG
- the trxA gene encoding thioredoxin produces the protein MATVKVDTSNFQQEVLNSAEPVVVDFWAEWCGPCKMIAPSLEEIATELAGKVKVAKLNIDENPELAAQYGVRSIPTLAMFKAGEVADIKVGAAPKTALTSWISTAVA, from the coding sequence ATGGCCACTGTGAAAGTCGATACCTCCAATTTTCAGCAGGAAGTCCTGAACTCGGCCGAGCCGGTCGTCGTCGATTTCTGGGCGGAATGGTGCGGTCCGTGCAAGATGATCGCGCCGAGCCTTGAGGAAATCGCCACCGAGCTCGCTGGCAAGGTCAAGGTTGCCAAGCTCAACATCGACGAAAACCCCGAGCTTGCCGCTCAATACGGCGTACGCTCGATCCCGACGCTCGCCATGTTCAAGGCCGGCGAAGTGGCGGACATCAAGGTCGGCGCCGCTCCGAAGACCGCGTTGACCTCCTGGATTTCGACTGCCGTAGCCTGA
- the addA gene encoding double-strand break repair helicase AddA, whose product MRDDTFGPRETTPRAWLDWTTERQSLASDPARSAWVSANAGSGKTHVLTQRVIRLLLAGCRPSAILCLTYTKAAASEMSNRIFERLAEWATLDDPALERRIEAIEGARPSAVKIQEARRLFAAALETPGGLKIQTIHAFCEALLHQFPLEANVAGHFSVLDDSAAAVLLTDARRALLAATAANDAELAGAFATVLDLADDTGLERLLATIVANRTPIQAFLDRASKRGGLEAHLRASLAIAPGETAEGVLAKVWPLAGLNGAALQQYLELAARKGGAKPVEFAEGLKAVAILADPEERYRRLLGLFFNGGGKPRADSTFLNAAMRREAPDLAPLVEQARDHVAACVDRLSIVRMYEATRAALTLAARLNRDYEEIKKARSQLDFDDLINRTAALLARGDVGAWVHYKLDQGIDHILVDEAQDTSPAQWTIIQSLAADFFAGETARVDERTIFAVGDEKQSIYSFQGARPERFSRESIVTERRVRAGGKYFSPIRLQLSFRSTIDVLSAVDTVFANKANAKGLSARDEAIVHASNRIGHPGAVDIWDVIAPEPTLAEEEWTAAFDATPERAPANILARRIAAVLDEWIGKETVIEKGVRRPMRPGDVIVLVRKRDAFVNALTRALKRRNNIPVAGADRLVLTSHIAIQDLMALGRFALLPEDDLSLAALLKSPLINLGEDDLFELAAGRAETESLWQRLQSLGIDETSRYHAVARTLSQYSDLARHMLPHDFYARILGVLGGRAAFLARLGSEVSDILDEFLTFALDHERAGLPGLQAFISTLEIEAPTVKREQDKERDEVRVMTVHAAKGLEAPVVFHVDGGGKAFNSQHVPDLRLFEKPRADGSVVTVPVWRAPGSGSNSLLDADNTRLKALAEEEYRRLLYVGMTRAADRLVICGYRGQRENTDTWHAMVRGTLAQDIKGRGTPMVFRAGGEEWEGHAWRETHPHIDAPVAEGVRAEGERGAPGLPATLSAPLPSPRRLPRPLTPSGTGIVIDDPDSDSIVGSALFTEKAAPNRSLLRGAILHRLLQVLPSIDPAERPAAADRYLLRSVPRWAEPERRALADAVIDLLDHPDLQTLFAAHSRAEVSVMGTLTLGGREFAVSGRIDRLAVSGDTVTIADFKTNRQVPTSLAEVPPVYRTQLAIYRELLKPLYPGLRFRCALIFTEGPAIQVLPDVMLDRSLEELATK is encoded by the coding sequence ATGAGGGATGATACTTTCGGGCCTCGAGAAACGACGCCCCGGGCTTGGCTCGACTGGACGACGGAGCGGCAATCGCTTGCCTCCGATCCGGCGCGCTCGGCCTGGGTTTCCGCCAATGCCGGATCGGGTAAGACGCATGTCCTGACCCAGCGCGTCATCCGCCTGCTGCTCGCTGGCTGCCGCCCCTCTGCAATTCTCTGCCTCACTTACACGAAGGCCGCCGCTTCGGAAATGTCGAACCGGATCTTCGAGCGCCTGGCCGAATGGGCGACGCTTGACGACCCCGCTCTTGAGAGGCGTATCGAAGCGATCGAAGGCGCCCGGCCATCGGCCGTGAAAATCCAAGAGGCGCGGCGGTTGTTCGCCGCCGCCCTTGAGACACCCGGCGGCCTGAAGATCCAGACGATCCACGCGTTCTGCGAAGCGCTCCTGCATCAGTTTCCGCTCGAAGCCAATGTCGCCGGGCATTTTTCCGTGCTCGACGACAGCGCCGCCGCGGTCCTGCTCACGGATGCCCGGCGCGCGTTGCTGGCGGCTACCGCGGCAAACGACGCAGAGCTAGCCGGCGCCTTTGCCACGGTTCTCGATCTCGCCGACGATACCGGTCTTGAACGGCTGCTAGCGACGATCGTCGCCAATCGCACGCCCATTCAAGCCTTTCTCGATCGCGCCTCAAAGCGCGGCGGATTGGAAGCGCATCTGCGTGCGTCGCTTGCCATTGCGCCGGGCGAGACCGCCGAAGGTGTGCTGGCGAAGGTCTGGCCGCTGGCTGGCCTGAACGGGGCGGCGCTTCAGCAATATCTCGAGCTCGCGGCACGCAAGGGCGGCGCCAAGCCCGTCGAGTTTGCGGAAGGATTGAAGGCGGTCGCAATACTCGCCGATCCCGAGGAACGCTATCGTCGACTGCTCGGGCTCTTCTTCAACGGCGGCGGCAAGCCGAGGGCCGACTCCACGTTTCTGAACGCCGCGATGCGGCGCGAGGCGCCTGATCTCGCCCCCTTGGTCGAGCAAGCGCGCGATCATGTCGCCGCCTGCGTCGACCGTCTCAGCATCGTCAGGATGTACGAGGCGACACGGGCCGCTCTTACCCTCGCCGCGAGGCTCAACCGCGATTACGAGGAAATCAAGAAGGCGCGCAGCCAGCTCGACTTCGACGATCTGATCAACCGCACGGCAGCGCTTCTCGCCCGCGGCGACGTCGGCGCCTGGGTTCACTACAAGCTCGATCAGGGCATCGACCACATCCTCGTCGACGAGGCGCAGGACACGAGCCCGGCGCAATGGACGATCATCCAGTCGCTTGCCGCCGATTTCTTCGCCGGCGAGACGGCGAGGGTGGACGAGCGGACGATCTTCGCCGTCGGCGACGAGAAGCAATCGATCTATTCGTTCCAGGGCGCACGGCCGGAGCGTTTCTCCCGCGAAAGCATTGTGACGGAGCGGCGCGTGCGCGCTGGCGGAAAATACTTCAGCCCGATCCGCCTGCAGCTTTCCTTCCGCTCGACCATCGACGTCCTGTCGGCGGTCGACACGGTCTTTGCCAACAAGGCGAATGCCAAGGGGCTTAGCGCGCGGGACGAGGCGATCGTCCATGCCTCGAACCGGATCGGCCACCCCGGCGCGGTCGACATATGGGACGTGATCGCGCCCGAACCGACGCTCGCCGAAGAGGAATGGACGGCCGCGTTCGACGCGACGCCCGAGCGCGCGCCGGCAAACATTCTCGCCCGACGCATCGCCGCGGTTCTCGATGAATGGATCGGCAAGGAAACCGTCATCGAGAAGGGCGTTCGCCGACCGATGCGCCCGGGTGACGTGATCGTCCTCGTTCGCAAGCGCGACGCCTTCGTCAATGCGTTGACGCGGGCGCTGAAGCGCAGAAACAACATCCCGGTCGCGGGCGCCGACCGCCTGGTGCTGACCAGCCACATTGCGATTCAGGATCTGATGGCGCTCGGCCGCTTTGCCCTTTTGCCGGAGGACGACCTTTCTCTCGCCGCGCTGCTGAAAAGTCCGCTCATCAATCTCGGTGAGGACGATCTTTTCGAGCTTGCGGCGGGAAGGGCGGAAACCGAGAGCCTCTGGCAACGCCTGCAGAGCCTCGGCATCGACGAGACGAGCCGATACCACGCGGTCGCGCGCACGCTCTCGCAGTATTCCGATCTCGCCCGCCATATGCTGCCGCACGATTTCTATGCCCGCATCCTGGGTGTTCTGGGCGGCAGAGCGGCTTTCCTTGCCCGGCTGGGCAGCGAGGTCAGCGACATTCTCGACGAATTCCTCACTTTCGCGCTCGATCACGAAAGAGCGGGCTTGCCCGGGTTGCAGGCGTTCATCTCGACGCTCGAGATCGAAGCGCCGACGGTCAAGCGCGAGCAGGACAAGGAGCGTGACGAAGTCCGCGTCATGACCGTGCACGCGGCAAAGGGCCTGGAGGCGCCGGTCGTCTTCCACGTCGACGGCGGTGGAAAAGCCTTCAACAGCCAACATGTTCCCGATCTGCGCCTTTTCGAAAAGCCGCGGGCCGATGGTTCCGTCGTCACCGTACCTGTCTGGCGGGCGCCTGGTTCCGGATCGAATTCCCTGCTCGACGCCGACAATACGCGCCTGAAGGCGCTGGCCGAGGAGGAGTACCGGCGTCTGCTCTATGTCGGCATGACGCGCGCCGCAGACCGGCTCGTCATTTGCGGTTATCGCGGACAGAGGGAGAATACCGATACCTGGCATGCCATGGTCCGGGGGACGCTGGCCCAGGATATCAAGGGACGCGGGACGCCCATGGTGTTCCGCGCGGGCGGCGAAGAGTGGGAGGGCCACGCGTGGCGCGAGACGCATCCCCATATAGACGCCCCCGTGGCAGAGGGTGTGCGGGCCGAGGGAGAACGCGGAGCGCCGGGCCTGCCCGCGACGCTTTCGGCACCCTTGCCGTCGCCGCGTCGGCTGCCGCGGCCGCTCACCCCATCCGGCACCGGCATAGTCATCGATGATCCGGACAGCGATTCGATCGTCGGATCGGCGCTCTTCACGGAAAAGGCGGCACCCAATCGCTCGCTGCTGCGCGGCGCGATCCTTCATCGCTTGCTGCAGGTTCTCCCGTCGATCGATCCTGCGGAACGCCCGGCGGCGGCCGACCGCTATCTGCTGCGCTCGGTCCCGCGCTGGGCCGAGCCGGAGCGTCGGGCGCTTGCCGACGCCGTGATCGATTTGCTGGACCATCCCGACCTGCAGACACTCTTTGCCGCGCACAGCCGGGCGGAAGTCTCCGTCATGGGAACGCTCACCCTCGGTGGGCGCGAGTTCGCGGTGTCGGGTCGCATCGACCGACTGGCCGTTTCCGGTGACACGGTGACGATTGCGGACTTCAAGACCAATCGCCAGGTGCCGACGTCGCTGGCGGAGGTGCCGCCGGTCTACAGAACGCAACTTGCCATCTACCGGGAACTGCTCAAGCCGCTCTACCCCGGGCTGCGCTTCCGTTGCGCGCTGATCTTCACCGAGGGACCGGCAATCCAGGTGCTGCCTGACGTGATGCTGGACAGGAGCCTTGAAGAGCTCGCAACAAAGTGA
- a CDS encoding bifunctional folylpolyglutamate synthase/dihydrofolate synthase, protein MTATQVSEAAQEIEKLLALHPKGFDLSLDRITRLLAALGNPQDRLPPVIHVAGTNGKGSVTAFSRAILEAAGLSVHVHTSPHLVNWHERYRLGVKGGKGSLVGDRELADAVRRVAEANAGQQITVFEILTAVTFLVFAEHPADVAIIEVGLGGRFDATNVIARPAVSVIMPISLDHQSYLGDRVELIAAEKAGIMKRGCPVVIGHQEEDGVRDVLVATAERLGCPMSVYGQDFMAHEEFGRLVFQDERGLADLPLPRLPGRHQYANAAAAIRAVRAAGFDVPEAAIEKGLAGVEWPGRLQRLAGGKLSHHGPPGAEIWVDGGHNPGAGQVIAEAMASFEEREPRPLFLIIGMINTKDPVGYFRAFLDLAEQVFTVPIHGSDSGLDPVALAEDAGFVGFETTATSSVAEALGIIAELVDEDPVPPRILIGGSLYLVGDVLAENGTPPR, encoded by the coding sequence ATGACGGCGACGCAGGTCAGCGAAGCGGCGCAGGAGATCGAGAAGCTTCTCGCCCTGCACCCCAAGGGGTTCGATCTGTCGCTCGACAGGATCACGCGGCTTTTGGCGGCACTCGGCAACCCGCAGGACCGGTTGCCGCCCGTCATCCATGTCGCGGGCACCAACGGAAAAGGATCCGTCACTGCCTTTTCCCGGGCGATCCTCGAGGCTGCGGGTCTCAGCGTCCACGTCCACACGTCGCCGCATCTCGTGAACTGGCACGAGCGCTATCGGCTGGGCGTCAAGGGCGGCAAGGGTTCGCTTGTCGGCGATCGCGAGCTTGCCGATGCGGTGCGGCGCGTGGCGGAAGCCAATGCCGGACAACAGATCACGGTCTTCGAAATCCTGACCGCGGTCACCTTCCTGGTCTTTGCCGAGCATCCTGCTGACGTCGCGATCATCGAAGTCGGCCTTGGCGGCCGGTTTGACGCGACGAACGTGATCGCCCGGCCGGCGGTTTCCGTCATCATGCCGATTTCGCTCGATCACCAGTCCTATCTCGGTGATCGGGTGGAACTGATCGCCGCCGAAAAGGCCGGGATCATGAAGCGAGGCTGCCCGGTGGTGATCGGCCATCAGGAGGAAGACGGTGTGCGCGATGTGCTCGTCGCCACGGCCGAGCGCCTCGGTTGCCCGATGTCCGTCTACGGTCAGGATTTCATGGCGCATGAGGAGTTTGGCCGGCTCGTCTTCCAGGATGAGCGCGGATTGGCGGACCTGCCGCTGCCGCGCCTGCCCGGTCGGCACCAATACGCCAACGCCGCCGCGGCGATTCGCGCCGTCAGGGCGGCCGGTTTCGATGTTCCGGAGGCAGCGATCGAGAAGGGGCTCGCTGGCGTCGAATGGCCCGGGCGTCTGCAGCGCCTCGCCGGCGGCAAGCTTTCGCATCACGGTCCGCCGGGTGCCGAGATCTGGGTCGACGGCGGACACAATCCGGGCGCCGGCCAGGTCATCGCCGAGGCGATGGCGAGTTTCGAGGAGCGAGAGCCGCGGCCCCTGTTCCTGATCATCGGCATGATCAACACCAAGGATCCGGTCGGCTATTTCAGAGCCTTTCTCGACCTTGCGGAGCAGGTCTTCACTGTGCCGATCCATGGGTCCGATTCCGGACTGGACCCGGTGGCCCTGGCCGAGGATGCCGGCTTTGTCGGTTTCGAGACCACCGCGACCTCGTCCGTTGCGGAAGCGCTCGGGATCATTGCCGAGCTTGTCGACGAGGATCCGGTTCCACCGCGCATCCTGATCGGCGGATCGCTTTATCTCGTCGGCGACGTGCTCGCCGAAAACGGCACGCCGCCGCGATAG
- the trpA gene encoding tryptophan synthase subunit alpha has translation MTARMEKRFADVAAAGRPVLVTYFMGGDPDFDTSLAIMKTLPTAGADVIELGMPFSDPMADGPAIQLAGQRSLKGGQTLAKTLELARRFRGEDQHTPIVLMGYYNPIYVYGVDRFLTDALEAGIDGLIVVDLPPEMDDELCIPALKRDINFIRLATPTTDDRRLPKVLENTSGFVYYVSMTGITGSALPDPSLIAGAVQRIKSHTELPVCVGFGVKTAEHARAIGASADGVVVGTAIVNQIASSLTEEGRATDATVPGVEALVKGLSAGVRAARLAAAE, from the coding sequence ATGACCGCACGTATGGAGAAGAGGTTCGCCGACGTAGCGGCGGCGGGTCGCCCGGTCCTCGTCACCTATTTCATGGGGGGAGACCCGGATTTCGATACGTCGTTGGCGATCATGAAGACGCTGCCCACGGCAGGCGCCGACGTGATCGAGCTTGGCATGCCTTTTTCCGACCCGATGGCGGATGGGCCGGCGATCCAGCTCGCGGGGCAACGCTCGCTGAAGGGCGGCCAGACGCTTGCGAAGACGCTCGAGCTTGCGCGCCGCTTCCGCGGAGAGGACCAGCACACGCCCATCGTGCTGATGGGTTACTACAATCCTATCTACGTCTATGGCGTCGATCGTTTCCTGACGGATGCGCTGGAAGCGGGGATCGATGGCCTGATCGTCGTCGACCTGCCTCCGGAGATGGACGACGAGCTCTGCATCCCGGCGCTTAAGAGGGATATCAACTTCATCCGCCTGGCGACGCCGACGACCGATGACCGCCGCTTGCCAAAGGTGCTCGAAAACACGTCGGGTTTCGTATATTACGTCTCGATGACCGGCATCACCGGTTCGGCTCTGCCGGATCCGTCGCTGATTGCGGGCGCCGTTCAGCGGATCAAGTCGCACACTGAGCTGCCCGTCTGCGTCGGTTTCGGCGTCAAGACCGCCGAACACGCACGGGCGATCGGCGCATCGGCCGATGGTGTCGTCGTCGGCACCGCGATCGTCAATCAGATCGCCTCCAGCCTCACGGAAGAGGGACGTGCGACCGATGCGACGGTGCCGGGTGTCGAAGCGCTGGTCAAGGGCCTCTCGGCTGGTGTGCGGGCGGCAAGGCTCGCTGCAGCCGAATAA
- the addB gene encoding double-strand break repair protein AddB: MPGHASNVFSIPAGLPFLRTLARKLCDGGLVPGFKYDPADPLMLAGVTIFVPTRRSARVLRSEFVDLLGGRSAILPMIRALGETDDDSGFFDAEMPAILDLAPPLSGTARLIELGRLILAWRNQLPQAVLDIHGESPLIAPASPADAIWLARNLADLIDAVETEELDWEALDELDAGEHALWWQLTLAFLKIARTYWPERLDELKQSSPSRHRNAILKAETQRIAAGKVGGPIIIAGSTGSIPVTAALIAAVSRLPNGTIVLPGLDQTMSDTEWELIVGDASSGVTKDPASRSHPQYGFYRLLKRMGIGRRDVLTLEPADGSLDYRSMVFSRALLPARATDSWTRAREDFDQARLLSAFSDVALIETANEREEATAIAITLRLALADDDESQAALITPDRGLARRVGAELARFGIEADDSAGTPLAATAAGAVVRLLLEAALRPGDPVPLVALLKHPLARFGETTEGVRRAADALELLALRGGTGSAGISALGPLIEQALEKRKHDRHPPPWQSRLNEEDIAAARKLAERIALAAEPLASASVLRIDGQPQSKVLTLADWAERTGRALEAVCVDERGRLGDLWSTEAGETLATLLKGIIETEGQMNADGPQWCDIVEALAASEAVKPRSMRHPRVFIFGALESRLQSMDLVVLGGMNEGTWPGQTSNDPFLSRTMKSGIGLEPPERRIGQLAHDFQMACGTRRLILSRSMRQGSAPTVASRWLQRLQALGGDGLTQLIKSNGADYLHWARILDEGESQPLATRPEPKPPAELQPRKYSFSEVTRLRRDPYAVYARRILRLQPIDPFNRDPGAAERGTLYHRIVDRFVRGGFDPASSEAEAVMTRLLNEAFDEEGLPPHIDTIWRPRFAAVGKAFLAWERDRRKSILKSFTEVSASMDIGLADIRLTGVADRLDQRPDGTIDIIDYKTGSSPSPKEARSLLDPQLSLEAAALKAGAFGATGRAEPNALLYVRLKPGNRFSVDPVNNEGGRQKETKSADQLAEESLTELRKLLAALMTGRHGFVSRLIVQKERDYGGEYDHLARVAEWATAEGEDDADEG, encoded by the coding sequence ATGCCCGGCCACGCCTCGAACGTCTTTTCGATCCCCGCCGGCCTGCCGTTCCTGAGGACTTTGGCCCGAAAGCTCTGCGACGGCGGGCTCGTCCCGGGTTTCAAGTACGATCCCGCGGATCCCCTGATGCTTGCCGGCGTGACGATCTTCGTTCCCACACGACGCTCGGCGCGTGTGCTTCGCTCGGAATTCGTCGATCTGCTCGGCGGTCGCTCGGCCATCCTGCCGATGATCCGCGCACTCGGCGAGACGGACGACGACAGCGGTTTTTTCGACGCCGAGATGCCGGCAATTCTCGATCTCGCCCCGCCGCTTTCCGGCACGGCACGCCTGATCGAACTCGGCCGCCTCATTCTCGCCTGGCGCAACCAGCTGCCGCAGGCGGTGCTCGATATCCATGGCGAAAGTCCGCTGATCGCGCCGGCGAGCCCCGCCGATGCCATTTGGCTCGCGCGCAATCTCGCCGACCTGATCGACGCCGTCGAAACCGAGGAACTCGACTGGGAAGCCCTCGATGAGCTCGACGCCGGCGAACATGCGCTCTGGTGGCAGTTGACGCTTGCCTTCCTGAAGATCGCCCGCACCTACTGGCCGGAGCGGCTGGACGAACTCAAGCAATCCTCGCCCTCGCGCCACCGCAATGCCATTCTCAAGGCAGAAACACAGCGCATCGCCGCCGGCAAGGTGGGCGGGCCGATCATCATCGCTGGCTCGACCGGCTCGATCCCGGTGACGGCCGCGCTGATCGCAGCCGTGAGCAGGCTGCCGAACGGCACCATCGTTCTGCCGGGCCTCGATCAGACGATGAGCGATACGGAATGGGAGCTGATCGTCGGCGATGCTTCGAGCGGCGTCACAAAAGATCCGGCAAGCCGCAGCCACCCGCAATACGGCTTCTACCGGCTGCTGAAACGCATGGGCATCGGGCGACGCGATGTTCTCACTCTCGAGCCGGCCGATGGCTCCCTCGACTATCGCAGCATGGTTTTTTCGCGCGCCCTGCTTCCGGCAAGGGCGACCGACAGCTGGACCCGCGCGCGTGAAGACTTCGATCAGGCAAGGCTTCTCTCGGCCTTCTCGGACGTCGCACTGATCGAGACGGCAAATGAGCGGGAAGAGGCAACGGCCATCGCCATCACACTCAGGCTCGCGCTCGCCGACGACGACGAAAGCCAGGCGGCGTTGATCACCCCGGATCGGGGGCTTGCGCGCCGCGTCGGGGCGGAACTCGCCCGTTTTGGCATCGAGGCCGACGATTCCGCCGGCACACCGCTCGCCGCCACGGCCGCCGGCGCCGTCGTCCGTTTGTTGCTGGAAGCGGCGTTGCGGCCGGGCGATCCGGTGCCCCTCGTCGCTCTCCTCAAGCACCCGCTCGCCCGCTTTGGCGAGACAACCGAGGGTGTCCGCCGCGCCGCCGATGCGCTGGAACTGCTGGCGCTGCGCGGTGGTACCGGCAGCGCCGGGATTTCGGCACTTGGCCCGCTGATCGAGCAGGCGCTCGAAAAGCGAAAGCATGATCGCCATCCTCCCCCGTGGCAGAGTCGCCTCAACGAGGAGGATATAGCGGCCGCCCGCAAACTCGCCGAGCGCATTGCGTTGGCCGCCGAACCCTTGGCAAGCGCTTCCGTGCTTCGCATCGACGGCCAGCCTCAGTCCAAGGTTCTCACGCTTGCCGACTGGGCGGAGCGAACGGGTCGCGCGTTGGAAGCCGTTTGCGTGGACGAACGCGGCCGCCTTGGCGACCTTTGGTCGACGGAAGCCGGCGAAACACTGGCAACGCTTCTCAAAGGCATCATCGAGACGGAAGGTCAGATGAACGCCGACGGACCGCAATGGTGCGACATCGTCGAAGCGCTTGCGGCAAGCGAGGCGGTCAAGCCCCGATCGATGCGGCATCCCCGCGTCTTCATCTTTGGTGCGTTGGAATCGCGCCTGCAAAGCATGGACCTCGTGGTGCTCGGCGGCATGAACGAAGGCACTTGGCCGGGACAGACGTCAAACGACCCTTTCCTGTCGCGGACGATGAAATCCGGAATCGGCCTCGAACCGCCGGAACGGCGTATCGGCCAGCTCGCCCACGATTTTCAGATGGCCTGCGGCACGCGCCGTCTGATCCTTTCGCGCTCCATGCGCCAGGGTTCGGCACCGACCGTCGCTTCGAGGTGGCTGCAGCGCCTGCAGGCGCTCGGCGGCGATGGACTGACGCAACTCATCAAGTCCAACGGTGCGGACTATTTGCACTGGGCGCGCATTCTCGATGAAGGCGAAAGCCAGCCGCTTGCGACGCGGCCGGAGCCGAAGCCCCCCGCCGAGCTGCAGCCGCGCAAGTATTCCTTCAGCGAAGTGACTCGCCTCCGTCGCGATCCTTACGCCGTCTATGCACGGCGGATTCTGCGCTTGCAGCCGATCGATCCGTTCAATCGTGATCCGGGGGCCGCCGAGCGTGGAACGCTCTACCATCGAATCGTCGATCGCTTCGTCAGGGGCGGCTTCGATCCGGCATCATCCGAAGCGGAAGCGGTGATGACGAGACTGCTCAACGAAGCCTTCGACGAGGAAGGGCTCCCGCCGCATATCGACACGATCTGGCGCCCGCGTTTTGCCGCCGTCGGGAAGGCATTCCTCGCCTGGGAGCGCGACCGCCGGAAGAGTATTCTGAAATCTTTCACCGAGGTTTCCGCATCCATGGATATCGGCCTTGCGGATATCCGGCTGACCGGCGTTGCCGATCGCCTCGATCAGCGTCCGGACGGCACCATCGACATCATCGACTACAAAACCGGCTCCAGTCCCTCGCCCAAGGAGGCGCGCAGTTTGCTCGACCCGCAGCTTTCGCTCGAGGCCGCCGCCCTCAAGGCCGGAGCCTTCGGCGCGACGGGACGCGCCGAACCGAATGCGCTTCTCTACGTCCGCCTGAAACCCGGCAACCGCTTCAGCGTCGATCCCGTCAACAACGAGGGTGGCAGGCAAAAGGAAACGAAATCCGCCGACCAACTGGCGGAAGAATCGCTCACCGAATTGCGGAAACTGCTCGCGGCACTGATGACCGGCCGCCACGGCTTCGTTTCGCGCCTGATCGTGCAGAAGGAGCGCGACTACGGAGGCGAATACGATCATCTGGCGCGTGTTGCCGAATGGGCGACCGCCGAAGGCGAGGACGATGCCGATGAGGGATGA
- a CDS encoding nucleotidyltransferase family protein yields the protein MPITNAMVLAAGLGTRLRPITDTLPKPLVKIAGKPMIDYVLDILAAAGVTKAAVNVHHFADQMEEHLRRRETPDILISDERDALMNSGGGLAKGLKLLDDGPLIVMNADLFWVGENAGEPSNLQRLTEFFDPQRMDMALLCVRLEDTTGHNGKKDFSLAQDGRLARYEEGMENPVVYAGAIAMESRLFADAPSDAFNLNIYFDHAIARGRLFGLMLDGHWMTVGTPEAIAEAEAAVRRFQPGG from the coding sequence ATGCCCATCACCAATGCTATGGTGCTTGCGGCCGGACTGGGCACCCGCCTTCGGCCAATCACCGATACACTGCCGAAACCCCTGGTCAAGATCGCCGGCAAGCCGATGATCGACTACGTGCTGGACATCCTGGCGGCCGCCGGCGTGACCAAGGCGGCGGTGAACGTCCACCACTTCGCCGACCAGATGGAAGAGCATCTCCGTCGCCGAGAGACGCCGGATATCCTGATTTCGGACGAGCGGGACGCCCTGATGAATTCGGGGGGCGGGCTCGCCAAGGGACTGAAACTGCTGGACGACGGGCCGCTGATCGTCATGAATGCCGATCTCTTCTGGGTCGGCGAAAACGCCGGTGAGCCGAGCAACCTTCAAAGGCTTACCGAGTTCTTCGATCCGCAGAGGATGGACATGGCGCTCCTCTGCGTGCGGCTCGAAGACACGACCGGACACAACGGCAAGAAAGATTTTTCGCTCGCTCAGGACGGCAGGCTCGCGCGTTACGAGGAAGGCATGGAAAATCCAGTAGTCTATGCCGGCGCGATCGCCATGGAGTCGCGCCTCTTCGCCGATGCGCCGAGCGATGCCTTCAACCTCAACATCTATTTCGACCACGCGATCGCCAGGGGGCGCCTCTTCGGGTTGATGCTCGACGGCCACTGGATGACGGTCGGAACACCGGAAGCGATCGCTGAAGCCGAGGCGGCCGTGCGCCGTTTCCAGCCGGGAGGATAG